A genome region from Candidatus Neomarinimicrobiota bacterium includes the following:
- a CDS encoding tetratricopeptide repeat protein: protein MNLNLVLRICTAIVVLWSIGVQSIYAIPQEESGSIQNRVIRLNDLGEQALPAKSDSAIIYGEQALELTETANFPMEEIRAHRNMAKGYYHSSRREEALDQHQQQLRVATEADLPNEQVRALRDIGFTHEMIGEYQQAMTYYEQGIRMADSLSLEGKLATLYNDMGIVHKTIAKYEESLRYYLDALKMYESIVDSAGIGRVTGNIGVIYEKLGNYEKSLEFHKKALAIYRNHLGPRYVAGGLTNIGIIYWYEGEYQSALEYLNKALDIRQKLGNRYEIAGALENIGLVLIDMEQYRRALEFLTNALAIKQDYEDRNGIVNSYYNIGTVYQGMHQYSKSIEYLDKAESQAAELGLRRQLVEIYKTRSKVYESSGAFQEALRNHKLYSATKDSITAAETQERIAELQTQYEAQRREQQITNLEQENTTANLRIAKQRQLGIFLVFTIIVLIGGGILIYRFYHQKKLANIKLVSANGILEKQRKELQEALQKIKTLRGLLPICANCKKIRDDSGYWNEVEHYIIDHSEAQFTHGICPECITELYPNFSGNIEQD, encoded by the coding sequence ATGAATTTAAATCTTGTTCTACGCATCTGTACTGCGATAGTTGTGTTGTGGAGTATCGGAGTCCAAAGCATTTATGCCATTCCACAGGAAGAATCAGGTTCGATACAAAATCGCGTCATTCGGTTGAATGACCTGGGGGAACAGGCCCTTCCGGCAAAGTCGGATAGTGCAATCATCTATGGGGAACAAGCGCTGGAACTGACAGAAACGGCCAACTTTCCCATGGAAGAAATTCGGGCTCACCGAAACATGGCCAAAGGTTATTACCATTCTTCCAGGCGGGAAGAGGCGCTGGACCAGCATCAGCAACAGTTGCGTGTCGCAACCGAAGCGGACCTGCCGAATGAACAGGTCAGGGCCCTTCGTGATATCGGTTTTACCCACGAAATGATTGGCGAGTATCAACAGGCCATGACCTATTATGAACAGGGTATCCGGATGGCGGATTCTCTCAGTCTTGAGGGAAAACTGGCAACTTTGTACAACGATATGGGAATTGTGCATAAAACTATTGCGAAATATGAAGAATCCCTCCGGTATTATCTGGACGCGCTGAAGATGTATGAGAGTATTGTAGACAGTGCCGGTATCGGTCGGGTCACCGGAAATATTGGTGTGATTTATGAAAAGTTGGGTAATTATGAAAAATCGCTGGAATTCCATAAGAAGGCGCTGGCGATTTACCGGAACCATCTCGGTCCGCGCTACGTGGCCGGTGGACTCACCAATATCGGGATTATTTATTGGTATGAGGGAGAGTATCAATCCGCTTTGGAATACTTAAATAAGGCGCTGGATATCAGACAAAAACTCGGAAACCGGTATGAGATCGCTGGGGCACTGGAAAACATTGGTCTGGTGCTCATTGATATGGAACAGTACCGGAGAGCGCTAGAATTCCTGACTAACGCGCTGGCAATCAAGCAAGATTATGAAGACAGGAACGGGATAGTCAACTCTTACTACAATATTGGGACGGTTTACCAGGGAATGCATCAGTATTCTAAATCAATTGAATATCTGGATAAAGCCGAATCTCAGGCTGCCGAGCTCGGATTACGACGGCAGCTCGTGGAAATCTACAAAACACGATCGAAAGTATATGAATCGTCCGGTGCCTTTCAGGAGGCGCTGCGGAATCATAAATTATATAGCGCGACCAAAGACAGTATTACCGCAGCAGAAACGCAGGAAAGAATCGCCGAACTTCAGACCCAATACGAGGCACAGCGGCGGGAGCAGCAAATTACAAATCTGGAACAGGAAAACACAACGGCAAATCTCAGGATAGCGAAACAGCGACAACTTGGTATATTTTTGGTGTTCACGATAATCGTATTAATCGGCGGCGGTATTCTGATATACCGGTTTTACCATCAGAAGAAACTGGCGAATATCAAACTTGTATCCGCAAACGGTATCCTGGAAAAGCAGCGGAAGGAACTTCAGGAGGCGCTACAAAAAATCAAAACACTCCGGGGTCTGCTGCCTATCTGTGCGAATTGCAAGAAAATCCGCGACGATTCCGGCTATTGGAATGAGGTGGAGCATTACATAATTGATCACTCGGAAGCACAGTTCACCCATGGGATCTGTCCCGAGTGTATAACAGAATTGTATCCTAATTTTTCAGGGAATATTGAACAGGATTAG
- a CDS encoding T9SS type A sorting domain-containing protein — translation MGRVEFYRKVHQILAGFLVLIIMVPAAGFSQAVITASNQQEGALFGRAVLGLSDIDGNGAGEYLVSAPYEDVGIWTRTGRVYHIDGSGQDTIKTMTNPNQDFTTFFGIDMEYTGDINSNGSDDIIISASGAEMWGNTTQRGGAYVYDGGTFDSLLAVRPPANMETTMLGTSVSGIGDVNGDDVSDLVLVDSQSRENSWANKFVVFIYSGVDNDGDGYADFLHTIDEPVNAEYPYYDIGGEIAGGTDLTGDGSGDLLIGNPVNEFVHIVNGADGGIHRTVVTPFAGGNVNQFNGHFGTSVSFITDVSGDSVPEFIVGAPDEYGERSGGKVYVYNGATLDAMHEIYSPIDGTPSEFGNAVQAIPDINDDDQADFLVGSTANAPDGTVSAGRVYVFSTSDFSFVAELVSPTPQNFSSYYDNFGVELTGVPDANSDGRAEILVGAPNDSTQSGVSQMGVAYQFSSQGFPGFNLPPNADFTADTTQALTTDTLTFTANASDPDGSVIGYRWDFQSDGTVDDTSQSPKHRFYNSGKYKVSLTVVDDDSVTASHSALITIFPGEKDTGPRRLTDNSVDDTNPFIIGPSTVYYHSDMNNEVIRKNTNDYSLQSNAQHLNADQNNVVYVANTVNGNAGIFLYNGRVTPDELGHVYYYPSRGAIEPFNDKVGGKGLIAYSHAEGTSNFTLGFYANGHNYTDMGMGLNPMFPRVSTDGYTIAYAAKENASGDPYEIYRYTWSDSVNGGTNERIAKAASENENLGMENEVTPLGIAISDSGEVIAWEAKTSTSTGASRHIEYWKNGVVHEVTGQGWPVVSHDGRYIMTHDYIYDTQQEKGLDIGGSDYGDLDASTNYPRTFDMDYDGNYVVFTGELDQKLYIHSRITNRTQLVRDSDDDMRTPRISPDGMYLAWEEKVNGDDWEIFTYRNPMSEGGLENPGTNISELPDQRVANLQISADGRYSVFTGMLGFSPEVYLYDKEVGARQVLTDNAVGESNLLLSGDGSVLLWSQTDVQGNNAQTVYFDIEQTNRAVLADMATPEAISHDGSRVLLDFAYNGKIYRGRTVLYDKSTGLYNPIPDIGDLEDYSPDLNYLLLEESDSLKVYNTQDSSLVEFAAGYSVEGYPEIDSSGTRVLYQTEVDSTEMEQLRLYDTTTDSTIIISENSTEDDMWIEFGALTGDGSTVFFQVSAEGNVEGNNVIYRYDISTGQQVMVDDQGIDEYLDDYDYSEDGRFFAYSKIINEEQWVKDVFYYDHKTGTTTGVTHDNANDQNPVISADGTTLLWAGKDGAGPQATTEAWQYQLYEPTTTPVADGADVPENFRLYSNYPNPFNPETTFQFALPGASNVQIQIFNIRGQQVRVMQLGRMTAGTKMVQFDGSDLASGMYVYRVVVKSADRTLRKTGKFTLLK, via the coding sequence ATGGGGCGTGTAGAATTTTATCGTAAAGTGCACCAAATCCTTGCAGGTTTCCTTGTGCTGATTATAATGGTGCCAGCTGCCGGCTTTTCACAAGCAGTGATTACCGCATCGAATCAACAGGAAGGCGCTCTCTTCGGCAGAGCAGTCCTCGGATTATCCGACATCGATGGTAATGGTGCCGGAGAATATCTGGTTTCTGCACCATACGAGGATGTGGGCATCTGGACCCGCACCGGTCGGGTATACCATATCGATGGCTCAGGTCAGGATACAATTAAGACTATGACTAACCCGAACCAGGATTTTACTACATTTTTTGGAATAGATATGGAGTACACCGGCGACATCAACAGTAACGGATCTGACGACATTATCATTAGTGCCAGCGGTGCGGAAATGTGGGGCAATACGACACAGCGCGGCGGTGCTTACGTTTACGATGGCGGTACCTTCGATAGTTTGCTAGCTGTCCGTCCACCTGCAAATATGGAAACCACAATGCTGGGAACCAGCGTCTCCGGGATTGGAGATGTAAACGGTGACGATGTATCCGACCTGGTTTTGGTGGACAGTCAATCCAGGGAAAATTCATGGGCAAACAAGTTTGTGGTATTCATTTACAGCGGAGTGGATAACGACGGAGACGGATACGCGGATTTTCTTCATACCATTGATGAACCGGTGAACGCGGAATATCCGTACTATGACATTGGCGGGGAGATCGCCGGTGGGACCGATTTGACCGGAGATGGTTCTGGTGATCTCCTTATCGGGAATCCGGTGAATGAATTTGTGCATATCGTGAATGGAGCAGATGGCGGTATTCACAGAACGGTGGTCACGCCGTTTGCAGGCGGAAACGTCAACCAGTTCAACGGTCATTTTGGGACCAGCGTCTCCTTTATCACCGACGTCTCCGGCGATTCGGTGCCGGAATTTATTGTCGGCGCACCTGATGAGTACGGTGAGCGATCCGGCGGCAAAGTATACGTATATAACGGCGCTACGTTGGACGCTATGCATGAGATCTATTCCCCCATAGATGGTACCCCCAGTGAATTCGGGAACGCCGTACAGGCGATCCCGGATATTAACGATGATGACCAGGCCGATTTCCTCGTCGGTTCCACAGCAAACGCACCGGACGGCACAGTGAGCGCCGGACGAGTCTACGTGTTCAGCACATCGGATTTTTCCTTTGTGGCAGAACTTGTCTCGCCGACGCCTCAGAATTTCAGCTCCTACTATGATAATTTTGGGGTGGAACTCACCGGAGTCCCGGATGCCAACAGTGATGGCCGCGCGGAAATTCTGGTGGGAGCACCAAACGACAGCACCCAGTCCGGGGTTTCGCAAATGGGTGTGGCATATCAATTTTCCTCCCAGGGATTCCCCGGATTCAATCTGCCACCGAACGCAGATTTCACTGCCGATACTACGCAGGCGCTGACGACCGACACTCTCACATTTACGGCGAACGCCAGTGACCCGGACGGCAGCGTCATAGGCTATCGCTGGGATTTCCAGAGCGACGGAACCGTGGACGATACTTCCCAATCACCGAAGCACCGATTTTACAACAGCGGTAAATACAAAGTGAGTCTGACGGTGGTGGATGATGACAGCGTTACGGCATCGCATTCCGCGCTCATCACGATTTTTCCCGGCGAAAAAGATACCGGTCCGCGTCGGTTAACCGATAATTCCGTGGACGATACCAATCCGTTTATTATCGGGCCTTCAACCGTCTACTATCACTCGGATATGAATAACGAGGTCATTCGGAAGAATACCAATGATTACAGCCTCCAGTCCAATGCACAGCACCTGAATGCCGACCAGAACAACGTGGTGTACGTTGCGAATACCGTCAACGGTAATGCTGGCATATTTCTGTACAACGGAAGAGTCACCCCGGACGAGCTGGGACATGTGTACTATTATCCGAGCCGTGGTGCGATTGAACCATTCAATGACAAAGTGGGGGGTAAAGGACTGATCGCCTATTCCCATGCCGAAGGGACCAGTAATTTCACACTGGGCTTTTATGCCAATGGACACAATTACACGGATATGGGTATGGGGCTCAATCCCATGTTTCCGCGAGTGAGCACGGATGGTTATACCATTGCGTATGCTGCCAAAGAAAATGCGAGCGGCGATCCGTATGAGATTTACCGATACACCTGGAGCGACAGCGTGAACGGCGGCACGAATGAGCGTATTGCCAAGGCCGCTTCTGAGAATGAGAATCTCGGGATGGAAAATGAGGTCACTCCCCTGGGCATTGCCATCAGCGACAGCGGAGAAGTGATTGCCTGGGAAGCCAAAACCAGCACATCAACCGGTGCCTCGCGGCATATTGAATACTGGAAAAACGGGGTTGTCCACGAAGTCACCGGACAAGGCTGGCCGGTGGTGAGTCACGATGGCCGATATATCATGACGCACGATTATATCTATGATACACAGCAGGAAAAAGGGTTGGACATCGGCGGCTCCGATTACGGCGATCTGGATGCGTCCACGAACTATCCGAGGACATTTGATATGGACTATGATGGCAACTACGTCGTGTTTACAGGGGAATTGGATCAAAAGCTGTACATTCACTCCCGTATAACCAACCGGACGCAACTGGTCCGGGATTCGGATGATGATATGCGCACGCCGCGGATCAGTCCGGACGGCATGTATCTGGCGTGGGAGGAGAAAGTCAACGGCGACGACTGGGAAATCTTTACATATCGGAATCCCATGAGCGAGGGCGGACTGGAGAATCCCGGCACCAATATCAGTGAGCTGCCTGATCAGCGGGTTGCGAATCTGCAGATCAGTGCTGACGGACGATACAGCGTGTTCACCGGGATGCTCGGATTCTCTCCGGAGGTCTACCTCTACGATAAAGAAGTCGGGGCGCGACAGGTGCTGACCGATAACGCGGTGGGCGAGTCGAATCTGCTGCTGTCCGGAGACGGCAGTGTGCTGCTCTGGAGCCAGACAGACGTCCAGGGGAATAATGCCCAGACTGTATATTTCGATATTGAACAGACGAACAGGGCAGTGCTCGCGGATATGGCGACGCCAGAGGCCATCAGTCATGACGGTTCCAGAGTGCTGCTGGACTTTGCTTACAACGGAAAAATCTACCGCGGACGGACCGTCCTCTATGATAAATCCACTGGTTTGTACAATCCAATTCCCGATATTGGCGATCTGGAAGACTATTCACCCGACCTGAACTATCTCTTGCTGGAAGAAAGTGATTCACTCAAGGTATATAACACTCAGGACTCGAGTCTGGTGGAATTCGCAGCAGGATATTCCGTGGAAGGATATCCCGAAATCGACAGCTCCGGTACCCGAGTGCTCTATCAAACAGAGGTAGACAGCACAGAGATGGAGCAACTACGGCTGTACGACACGACCACCGATTCCACAATAATCATCAGTGAGAATTCCACCGAAGATGACATGTGGATTGAATTCGGAGCGCTCACCGGTGATGGCAGCACCGTTTTTTTCCAGGTAAGCGCCGAAGGCAATGTAGAGGGAAACAACGTCATCTACCGGTACGACATTTCCACCGGTCAGCAGGTGATGGTTGATGATCAGGGTATTGACGAGTACCTGGACGATTACGATTACAGTGAAGACGGCCGGTTCTTTGCCTATTCGAAAATTATCAACGAGGAACAATGGGTAAAAGATGTCTTCTATTATGACCACAAAACCGGGACGACCACCGGCGTTACACATGATAATGCGAATGACCAGAATCCGGTAATCAGTGCCGACGGCACCACCCTTCTCTGGGCAGGCAAAGATGGAGCCGGTCCCCAGGCAACTACGGAAGCCTGGCAATATCAACTGTATGAACCAACCACGACACCAGTGGCTGATGGAGCAGATGTGCCCGAAAATTTCCGGCTCTATTCCAACTATCCGAACCCGTTTAATCCGGAAACTACATTCCAGTTTGCGTTGCCGGGCGCCTCGAATGTGCAGATACAGATCTTTAATATTCGGGGTCAGCAGGTGAGAGTCATGCAACTTGGCCGGATGACCGCCGGTACGAAAATGGTACAGTTCGACGGTAGCGACCTGGCCAGCGGCATGTACGTATACCGGGTTGTGGTAAAGAGTGCAGACCGGACTTTGCGGAAGACCGGAAAATTTACCCTGCTCAAATAA
- the argF gene encoding ornithine carbamoyltransferase, producing the protein MQKDFLAITDMTREEIMKTFELTKVLKEEVNKGIPHHRLDGQSLAMIFAKPSARTRVSFETGMFQLGGHALYLSPNDIGIGKREAVKDIAQVLSRYNNGIMARLFEHRHMEELAEFASVPVINGLTDFNHPCQVMADIFTVLEHRGNLNELKVTFVGDGNNVANSWINLASRIPMHFVIASPSGYDPDPTILEKAREAGISEIEVLGDPKEAVADTDVIYTDVWASMGQEDEAEERRKAFMPFQVNSELLSQAKEDCYVMHCLPAHRGDEITNVVIDGPHSIVFDEAENRMHVQKAIMVQLMEK; encoded by the coding sequence GTGCAAAAAGACTTTCTCGCTATCACGGATATGACCCGTGAAGAAATTATGAAGACCTTCGAGCTCACGAAAGTACTGAAGGAAGAAGTGAATAAGGGCATTCCGCACCATCGGCTGGACGGCCAGTCCCTGGCAATGATCTTTGCCAAACCGTCTGCCCGGACGCGGGTGTCATTCGAGACCGGGATGTTCCAGCTGGGCGGGCATGCTCTCTATCTTTCGCCAAACGATATCGGTATCGGAAAGCGGGAGGCGGTAAAGGACATTGCTCAGGTGCTCTCACGGTATAATAACGGTATCATGGCGAGGCTGTTTGAGCATCGTCACATGGAAGAACTTGCTGAATTCGCATCCGTGCCCGTGATTAACGGTCTGACGGATTTCAACCATCCGTGTCAGGTGATGGCGGATATTTTTACGGTACTGGAGCACCGCGGAAACCTGAATGAGCTCAAAGTCACGTTCGTTGGTGACGGAAATAACGTAGCCAATTCCTGGATTAATCTGGCGTCACGGATTCCCATGCATTTTGTCATCGCTTCACCCAGTGGATATGATCCGGATCCAACTATCCTGGAAAAGGCCAGAGAGGCGGGTATCAGCGAAATAGAGGTCCTTGGCGATCCCAAAGAAGCAGTAGCGGATACAGATGTTATCTATACAGATGTCTGGGCATCCATGGGCCAGGAAGACGAAGCGGAAGAACGACGGAAAGCGTTTATGCCGTTTCAGGTGAATTCGGAACTCCTGTCCCAGGCGAAAGAGGATTGTTACGTGATGCACTGTCTGCCGGCGCATCGCGGCGACGAAATTACCAATGTAGTGATCGACGGACCCCACTCTATCGTCTTCGACGAGGCCGAAAATCGGATGCACGTACAGAAGGCGATTATGGTGCAGTTGATGGAGAAATAA
- the hslU gene encoding ATP-dependent protease ATPase subunit HslU: MKKAIQLPGRELTPREIVKELDRYIIGQEKAKKSVAIALRNRWRRKQVDDDMREEIYPNNIILIGPTGVGKTEIARRLANLANAPFLKVEASKFTEVGYVGRDVESMIRDLTNISVNMVKEEHEERVQERAREQANERILDILIPPAPKSGTEEESADERREKTREKFRQRLNAGDFESRQIEIEVQDDSTPMMQIFGASGMEEMGVNLQDMLGNLMPSKKKTRKTSVAEARKILTQQEADKLIDMDKVTNEALQRVQNSGIIFLDEIDKIAGDRGGGSGNQADVSREGVQRDILPIVEGSTVMTKYGMVQTEHILFIAAGAFHMTKPSDLIPELQGRFPIRVELNSLTTEDFIKILQHPENALIKQYQALLDTEGVELEFKDGAIEAVAEIATEVNETTENIGARRLHTIMTLLLEDLQFELPDGDPGETTITGEIVRDRLREIVEDKDLTRYIL; the protein is encoded by the coding sequence ATGAAAAAAGCTATTCAATTACCCGGACGGGAGCTGACTCCCAGAGAAATTGTGAAGGAACTGGATCGATACATTATCGGTCAGGAAAAGGCCAAGAAATCGGTCGCCATTGCGCTACGGAACCGGTGGCGCCGGAAGCAGGTGGACGACGATATGCGGGAGGAGATCTATCCGAACAATATTATCCTCATCGGGCCCACAGGCGTAGGGAAAACCGAAATCGCCCGGCGCCTGGCAAACCTGGCCAACGCACCGTTCCTGAAGGTGGAAGCGTCCAAGTTTACGGAAGTCGGATACGTCGGTCGGGATGTGGAAAGCATGATCCGTGACCTGACTAATATTTCTGTAAACATGGTCAAGGAGGAGCATGAGGAACGGGTGCAGGAACGCGCCAGAGAACAGGCCAACGAGCGGATTCTGGATATTCTGATTCCACCGGCGCCCAAATCAGGCACCGAGGAAGAATCGGCAGATGAGCGCCGGGAAAAGACCCGGGAAAAATTCCGGCAGCGCCTGAATGCCGGAGACTTCGAAAGCAGGCAGATTGAAATTGAAGTCCAAGATGACAGCACACCCATGATGCAGATCTTCGGGGCGTCCGGCATGGAGGAAATGGGGGTAAATCTCCAGGACATGCTGGGCAATCTGATGCCGTCCAAGAAAAAAACCCGAAAGACCAGCGTGGCCGAAGCCCGGAAAATCCTGACCCAACAGGAAGCCGACAAGCTGATCGATATGGATAAAGTGACTAACGAAGCGCTTCAGCGGGTGCAGAATTCCGGTATAATCTTCCTGGATGAAATTGATAAGATCGCCGGGGATCGCGGCGGCGGTTCCGGCAACCAGGCGGACGTCTCCCGTGAAGGCGTACAACGGGACATCCTGCCAATCGTGGAGGGTTCTACCGTCATGACCAAGTACGGCATGGTGCAGACCGAGCACATCCTGTTTATTGCCGCCGGTGCATTTCACATGACCAAGCCGTCGGATCTGATTCCGGAACTCCAGGGGCGGTTTCCCATCCGCGTGGAACTGAACAGCCTCACTACCGAGGATTTTATCAAGATTCTTCAGCATCCGGAGAATGCGTTGATTAAACAGTATCAGGCCTTGCTGGATACGGAGGGCGTCGAACTGGAATTCAAAGACGGGGCTATTGAAGCAGTGGCGGAGATCGCGACGGAAGTTAATGAAACGACGGAGAACATTGGTGCACGCCGGCTCCATACCATTATGACCTTATTACTGGAAGACCTCCAGTTTGAGCTGCCGGATGGGGACCCCGGCGAAACAACTATCACCGGCGAAATTGTCCGGGATCGGCTCCGGGAAATCGTGGAGGATAAAGATTTAACGAGATACATTCTTTAG
- the hslV gene encoding ATP-dependent protease subunit HslV, with protein sequence MSETYHATTIIGIRKDGKTAIAGDGQVTMGETATKHKAVKVRTLYDDKVLAGFAGAAADAFTLFEKFEGRLEQYKGNLYRAAVELAKEWRTDKFLRRLEALLAVMDENGALIISGNGDVIEPDDNIVAIGSGGNYALAAARALNEFSDLSAGEMARKSLEIASDICIYTNNNITVLTLDS encoded by the coding sequence ATGAGTGAAACGTACCACGCCACCACCATCATTGGAATACGGAAAGATGGTAAAACCGCCATCGCCGGTGACGGTCAGGTGACTATGGGTGAAACCGCAACCAAGCATAAAGCGGTAAAGGTCCGCACGCTTTATGACGATAAAGTGCTTGCAGGCTTCGCCGGAGCAGCCGCAGACGCCTTTACACTGTTCGAAAAATTCGAAGGGCGGCTCGAGCAATATAAAGGGAATCTGTACCGCGCTGCCGTGGAGCTGGCCAAAGAATGGCGGACGGATAAATTCCTCCGCCGGCTGGAAGCCTTACTGGCGGTGATGGACGAAAACGGGGCGTTGATTATCTCCGGTAACGGCGACGTCATCGAACCGGACGATAACATCGTGGCCATTGGCAGCGGCGGAAATTATGCCCTTGCCGCAGCCCGGGCGCTGAATGAATTCAGCGATTTGAGTGCTGGGGAGATGGCCAGGAAGAGCCTGGAAATTGCATCAGATATCTGTATTTATACCAATAATAATATAACCGTATTGACATTAGACTCATGA
- the hflC gene encoding protease modulator HflC: MKHIKWIVLAIAGILVLMSLYTVDEKNQVVVLQFGKPVRVVQEPGLHMKMPPPFQEALKFEDRLLQYDVSPSEVITKDKKSLIIDNYANWKIVEPLVFLQTVRTEAAAQARLDELIYSELREQMGKHDLNEIVTDAREKIMKDVADAANRKSHEYGIEVIDVRIKRADLPEENEQAVFNRMRAERKRQANRYRSEGEEQSTIIRSQTDREKTVILAEARRKAEQIRGEGDAEAIRIYADAFGQSPEFFEFTRTMDAYKKAIDDSTVIFLSPNSDFLKYIKGARP, translated from the coding sequence ATGAAACATATTAAATGGATAGTTCTCGCAATTGCTGGAATTTTAGTACTGATGTCCCTGTATACGGTGGACGAAAAAAATCAGGTGGTTGTTTTGCAGTTTGGCAAGCCGGTGCGGGTGGTGCAGGAGCCCGGCCTACACATGAAAATGCCCCCGCCGTTTCAGGAAGCATTAAAGTTTGAAGATCGGCTGTTACAATACGATGTATCACCAAGTGAGGTGATTACCAAAGATAAAAAGAGCCTGATCATCGATAATTACGCCAACTGGAAGATCGTGGAACCGTTAGTGTTTCTTCAGACGGTTCGCACGGAGGCGGCAGCACAGGCCAGACTGGATGAATTGATCTATTCCGAGCTGCGTGAGCAGATGGGAAAGCACGATCTGAATGAAATTGTCACCGACGCCCGGGAAAAGATCATGAAAGACGTGGCAGACGCGGCCAACCGGAAATCCCACGAATACGGGATTGAGGTCATCGACGTACGCATCAAGCGGGCCGACCTCCCGGAAGAGAACGAGCAGGCGGTCTTTAACCGGATGCGCGCCGAGCGGAAGCGGCAGGCGAACCGGTATCGCTCCGAAGGTGAAGAACAGTCGACGATTATCCGCTCCCAGACAGATCGTGAGAAGACAGTGATACTGGCGGAAGCGCGTCGAAAAGCCGAGCAGATCCGTGGCGAAGGGGATGCCGAAGCCATCCGGATTTACGCGGATGCCTTTGGCCAGTCGCCGGAGTTTTTCGAGTTCACCCGGACGATGGACGCCTATAAAAAAGCCATCGATGACAGCACCGTGATCTTTTTATCACCGAATTCCGATTTCCTGAAATACATCAAGGGAGCCCGGCCATGA
- the hflK gene encoding FtsH protease activity modulator HflK, whose protein sequence is MAKKRIIIGGEEFQIPDLNFKGNTVLYIIGAVILLWLASGIYVVGPDEVGVVRRFGEMTRQTTSGMHYHLPAPFEQVDTPKVTEVKRIEVGFRSIGNGRIRQIPNESLMLTGDENIVDVQLVVQYRIKEPENYLFEVRNPSTTIHSGAEAALRQVVGARKIDEALTTGKAVIQDSTHQLLQSILDRYQAGIHIVAAQLQDVQPPQQVVDAFKDVASAKEDKNRIINQAEGYRNDVIPKARGEGEQLLEQARGYKQQRIKNAQGDSARFVQLVREYRRARSITEKRLYLETMEEILPGIQKYIIDSEGGDNVLKLLNLDGKGGRQ, encoded by the coding sequence ATGGCGAAAAAACGAATTATAATCGGCGGGGAAGAGTTCCAAATTCCCGACCTGAATTTCAAGGGCAACACTGTATTGTATATCATCGGGGCAGTCATTTTACTCTGGTTGGCCAGCGGAATATACGTGGTTGGACCGGATGAAGTCGGTGTGGTACGGCGGTTCGGTGAAATGACCCGCCAGACAACGTCCGGAATGCATTATCACCTGCCGGCACCGTTTGAACAGGTCGATACGCCGAAAGTAACCGAGGTGAAGCGCATAGAAGTCGGATTTCGCAGTATAGGAAATGGGCGGATACGGCAGATTCCGAACGAATCGCTGATGCTGACCGGTGATGAAAACATCGTGGATGTGCAGCTGGTTGTCCAGTACAGGATAAAGGAACCGGAGAACTACCTTTTTGAAGTGCGTAATCCGAGCACCACAATCCACTCCGGTGCAGAGGCTGCATTGAGGCAGGTTGTAGGCGCCCGAAAGATTGACGAGGCACTCACCACCGGGAAAGCCGTGATTCAGGACAGTACGCACCAATTGCTGCAATCGATACTCGACCGGTATCAGGCGGGCATTCATATTGTAGCGGCACAGCTACAGGATGTCCAGCCCCCGCAACAGGTGGTGGATGCGTTTAAGGATGTGGCCAGCGCCAAGGAGGATAAAAACCGGATCATCAACCAGGCAGAAGGTTATCGCAACGATGTCATTCCGAAAGCTCGCGGCGAGGGGGAGCAACTCCTGGAACAGGCACGCGGGTATAAACAACAGCGCATCAAGAATGCCCAGGGCGACTCGGCCAGGTTTGTCCAGCTGGTCCGGGAATACCGGAGAGCCCGGTCAATTACGGAAAAGCGGCTCTATCTGGAGACTATGGAAGAAATACTACCGGGCATTCAAAAATATATCATCGATTCGGAGGGCGGCGATAATGTCCTCAAACTCCTGAATCTGGATGGAAAAGGAGGCCGCCAATGA